A single Cottoperca gobio chromosome 5, fCotGob3.1, whole genome shotgun sequence DNA region contains:
- the LOC115007787 gene encoding protein TMEPAI-like has product MQPSSGSHNHVNCVQTQLCAQLEFVQILVIVVVMMVMVVVITCLLNHYRLSARSLLSRHAPARRRHLPLANEASLWSSEGTGTNSLNEHQVYNPRPPDRGVPSSYLQREPQHASLLCSRSASSTRMPRNKNKLSQRTKEVELQQL; this is encoded by the exons ATGCAGCCTTCATCAGGCAGTCACAACCATGTCAACTGTGTTCAGACGCAACTGTGCG CCCAGCTGGAGTTCGTCCAGATCCTGGTGAtcgtggtggtgatgatggtgatggtggtggtcaTCACCTGTCTGCTGAACCACTACCGCCTATCAGCACGCTCCCTCCTCTCCAGACACGCCCCCGCACGCAGGAGACACCTGCCATTGGCCAAC gaggCCAGTCTATGGTCTTCTGAGGGCACGGGGACAAACAGTCTTAATGAG CACCAGGTGTACAACCCGCGGCCCCCAGACAGAGGCGTCCCCTCGTCCTACCTACAGCGGGAGCCTCAGCACGCCAGCCTCCTCTGCAGTCGCAGCGCTTCCAGCACTCGTATGCCCcgaaacaaaaacaagctgaGTCAGCGCACAAAggaagtagagctgcaacaattgtGA